One window of the Phycisphaerae bacterium genome contains the following:
- a CDS encoding beta-galactosidase yields MKKFEGPYLGAAYYPEDWPLELIDEDIALMKQAGMNLMRLGEFAWSRMEPREGKFDFDWLHLAVDKLGGAGIATIMGTPTCTPPIWLVEKYPEVFVVKDNGQISQHGGRRHACPNNPVYRDYCAKIVTKLAEEFGSDKNIIGWQIDNEQYPEPRNGRGCCCAVCHKKFQESMRKRFGGIEALNKAWGTDLWSQTYQSFLQLPIPRTDTWHHPSLLTAWMNFQSDSYIEFTEHQAEILHKLCRQPVGTDMMCLGGINYHKIHRNLDIVQVNNYHQEYDLWGVVFWYDMIRSLKDKPFWNTETSTCWNGSTVAGKYRSDGFCRANSWLPIALGGEAVLYWLWRGHWSGQEMMHGSVISSCGRPLHIINEVKEIAAGFHSSAEFINGTRPVNSGLAVHFSCLAWLMFDFQPIVNGFKYSEKITGSFYRSLIGASLRADVIDPAASLDSYKVVCSPFLPAMDEAGLRQRIKAWVKAGGIWIVGPLSDNRTIEATEFTHSPFGSLEQVTETYCNYQIPGDPKDFALRWSDGNQSSGSIWYDGFDPCGAEVLAAYTDGPLKGLAAVMRKKVGKGQVILLGTMPKPEDLKKLLLSVCKEAEIAPAAQASPNLLVVPRNGKAGKGLIAVEFENRPASLTLARGAVDLLTGKKHNGKVEVKPYGVMVLKYEK; encoded by the coding sequence ATGAAGAAATTTGAAGGGCCGTATCTGGGTGCGGCTTATTATCCCGAAGACTGGCCGCTGGAACTGATTGACGAAGATATTGCATTGATGAAGCAGGCCGGGATGAATTTGATGCGTCTCGGCGAGTTTGCCTGGAGCAGAATGGAGCCTCGCGAAGGCAAGTTCGATTTCGATTGGCTGCACCTCGCTGTTGACAAACTGGGCGGGGCGGGTATTGCCACAATTATGGGTACACCTACCTGTACACCGCCGATATGGCTTGTGGAAAAATATCCCGAAGTTTTTGTCGTTAAGGATAATGGTCAAATCTCCCAGCATGGCGGACGAAGGCATGCCTGCCCCAACAATCCTGTGTATCGAGACTATTGCGCAAAAATAGTAACGAAATTAGCAGAAGAGTTCGGCAGTGATAAAAATATAATCGGCTGGCAGATTGATAACGAGCAATATCCTGAGCCGCGCAACGGCAGAGGCTGCTGCTGTGCGGTATGTCATAAAAAGTTCCAGGAGTCGATGCGCAAAAGATTCGGCGGAATTGAGGCGCTCAATAAAGCATGGGGAACAGATTTGTGGAGCCAGACATACCAATCGTTTTTACAACTGCCGATTCCGAGGACCGATACATGGCACCATCCTTCGCTGTTGACGGCGTGGATGAATTTTCAGTCGGATTCTTATATAGAGTTCACGGAGCATCAGGCGGAAATTTTGCATAAACTATGCCGCCAGCCGGTCGGAACCGATATGATGTGTCTTGGCGGTATCAACTATCACAAAATCCACCGGAATTTAGATATTGTTCAGGTAAATAATTATCATCAGGAATACGATTTGTGGGGGGTTGTGTTCTGGTACGATATGATAAGGTCTCTCAAAGACAAACCTTTTTGGAATACGGAGACATCGACCTGCTGGAACGGCTCTACCGTAGCCGGCAAATACCGTTCCGATGGATTTTGCCGGGCAAATTCATGGCTGCCGATAGCTTTGGGAGGCGAGGCGGTTCTTTATTGGCTGTGGCGCGGGCACTGGAGCGGTCAGGAAATGATGCACGGCTCAGTAATTTCAAGTTGCGGCCGGCCGCTTCATATAATAAACGAAGTAAAAGAAATCGCTGCCGGTTTTCATTCATCGGCTGAGTTTATAAATGGAACCAGGCCTGTTAATTCCGGCCTTGCGGTACACTTTTCCTGCCTGGCCTGGCTGATGTTTGATTTTCAACCCATTGTTAACGGTTTCAAATACAGTGAAAAAATCACCGGCAGTTTCTATCGGTCGCTAATCGGCGCCTCACTTAGGGCTGATGTCATCGACCCGGCGGCATCGCTGGATTCTTACAAGGTAGTATGCTCGCCGTTTCTGCCGGCGATGGACGAAGCGGGACTGCGTCAGCGAATAAAAGCATGGGTTAAAGCCGGCGGTATATGGATTGTCGGCCCATTATCCGATAATCGCACAATTGAAGCGACAGAGTTCACACATTCGCCTTTCGGTTCTTTGGAACAGGTGACCGAAACTTATTGTAATTACCAGATTCCGGGCGACCCCAAAGATTTTGCTCTCCGCTGGTCCGATGGAAACCAGTCTTCCGGTTCGATATGGTATGACGGATTTGACCCCTGCGGTGCGGAAGTGCTGGCGGCTTATACGGACGGGCCGCTGAAGGGTCTTGCCGCTGTGATGCGGAAAAAGGTCGGCAAAGGACAGGTCATTTTGTTAGGCACAATGCCGAAACCGGAAGACCTTAAAAAATTATTGCTGTCAGTATGCAAAGAAGCGGAAATCGCCCCGGCGGCACAGGCAAGTCCTAATCTTCTTGTTGTACCCCGAAATGGCAAGGCAGGAAAAGGGCTTATCGCTGTCGAGTTTGAAAACCGTCCTGCGTCATTAACGCTTGCTAGGGGCGCTGTGGATTTGCTCACCGGCAAAAAACATAACGGTAAAGTTGAAGTTAAACCTTATGGTGTTATGGTATTGAAATATGAAAAATAA
- a CDS encoding MFS transporter: MVLKKIKSIVPAFSSGDDIFRTRQIQENELPWIRRRHIWTGVLGTIYGTFLGPTGIYFTFFCFASGMSKYQLGIMVSLVSFAVAFQIFGWALEDFWGNRKYPWYVFSILSRLCFVPIVFSFWIPLGPLSIISLCVASAIFGNLAAPSWSSWLYDLISEKQLAGFMSRRSAVIQFFMMGIALFAGLAVQQSDHAHKMIIVRLVFAFGLTLGIIDLFFHVKIPEPLKKTQETKGNSLKIIMQPWADKKFRQWMMIMLLWTASINICEPFFIPYLMKDLGFENRFVMLTLISVCLVQMSGFVSFLFWGRIIEKFGTRKVFLICHCLWSIIPIFYLLSASVKPILLISIAWLITGIFVNGTTIVNPAITSMLTKDKKRSTYLAVMTITSSLFGGLGTLIGSLIVKYFSIWHVFPVSLAARIFSFAVIYIVVMRKGIGDTTEVHISE, from the coding sequence ATGGTTTTAAAAAAAATTAAAAGCATTGTGCCGGCTTTCAGCAGCGGCGACGACATCTTCAGAACGCGTCAGATTCAGGAAAATGAACTTCCATGGATACGCAGACGGCATATCTGGACAGGCGTATTGGGCACTATTTACGGTACGTTTCTGGGGCCGACAGGAATATACTTTACGTTTTTCTGTTTTGCCTCCGGTATGTCCAAGTACCAGCTTGGTATTATGGTCTCTCTGGTTTCGTTCGCGGTAGCGTTCCAGATATTCGGCTGGGCGTTAGAGGATTTCTGGGGCAACAGGAAATATCCGTGGTATGTATTTTCCATTTTGTCGCGGCTTTGTTTCGTGCCTATCGTATTTTCATTCTGGATACCACTTGGGCCGTTGAGCATAATTTCGTTATGCGTGGCGAGCGCGATATTCGGAAATCTTGCAGCACCATCGTGGTCGAGCTGGCTTTATGATTTGATATCGGAAAAGCAATTGGCCGGATTTATGTCCCGGCGAAGCGCGGTTATACAATTTTTTATGATGGGTATTGCCTTGTTTGCAGGTCTGGCGGTGCAGCAGTCCGACCACGCCCATAAGATGATAATAGTCCGGCTGGTATTCGCGTTCGGGCTGACACTTGGGATAATCGACCTTTTCTTTCATGTCAAAATACCTGAGCCGCTTAAGAAAACGCAGGAGACGAAAGGGAATTCCCTGAAAATTATAATGCAGCCATGGGCCGACAAAAAATTCAGGCAATGGATGATGATAATGCTGCTGTGGACGGCAAGTATAAATATCTGCGAGCCGTTTTTTATTCCGTATCTGATGAAAGACCTCGGATTCGAGAACAGATTCGTTATGCTGACGCTTATTTCGGTTTGTCTTGTTCAGATGAGCGGATTTGTTTCGTTTCTTTTCTGGGGCAGGATTATCGAAAAGTTCGGAACAAGAAAAGTTTTCCTCATATGCCACTGTTTATGGAGCATCATACCGATTTTCTACCTACTTTCAGCGTCTGTAAAACCGATACTGTTAATATCCATCGCGTGGCTTATCACGGGTATTTTTGTAAACGGCACGACGATAGTGAATCCTGCCATCACGTCAATGCTTACAAAAGACAAAAAGCGAAGCACATATCTGGCGGTAATGACAATAACATCGAGTCTGTTCGGCGGACTGGGAACACTGATAGGCAGTTTGATTGTAAAATATTTTTCCATCTGGCACGTATTTCCGGTTTCACTTGCGGCAAGAATTTTCAGCTTTGCTGTAATCTATATTGTTGTGATGCGTAAAGGAATCGGAGACACAACTGAAGTTCACATATCAGAATAA